In Geminocystis sp. NIES-3709, a single genomic region encodes these proteins:
- a CDS encoding Uma2 family endonuclease — protein sequence MIQSLPSPIVDVESPEKEWEEMPIPDISNLITEDDTPVDNLISEKQQRLLTNSLYSSLVRDFPFLATANVGLFYGAKRSPLVPDTLLSFRVSIPQDWSQKHNRSYFLWNFGKPPEVAVEIVSNKVGNELGSKLTDYADAGVAYYVVFDPLLCLGEKPLYVYELRATQYYLLDDYFMPNIDLGLTLWEGKFEDKEYTWLRWCDRLGNILLTGDEKAEHERQRAEQERQRAEKLADFLRSQGINPNEI from the coding sequence ATGATACAATCACTTCCTTCACCAATAGTTGATGTAGAATCACCTGAAAAAGAATGGGAAGAAATGCCTATTCCTGATATTAGTAATCTGATTACAGAAGATGATACCCCTGTGGATAATTTAATTTCAGAAAAACAACAAAGACTATTAACAAATTCTCTTTATAGTTCGCTTGTCCGAGATTTTCCTTTTTTAGCCACAGCTAATGTCGGTTTATTTTATGGGGCTAAACGCTCCCCTTTAGTACCTGATACCCTTCTGAGCTTTAGGGTTAGTATCCCTCAAGATTGGTCACAAAAGCATAATCGTTCTTATTTTCTCTGGAATTTCGGTAAACCTCCAGAAGTAGCAGTGGAAATTGTCTCTAATAAAGTAGGTAATGAATTAGGTAGCAAATTAACGGATTATGCTGATGCAGGAGTAGCATATTATGTGGTTTTTGATCCTCTGCTTTGTCTTGGGGAAAAACCATTATACGTTTATGAATTGAGAGCAACCCAATATTATTTACTTGATGATTATTTTATGCCCAATATTGACTTAGGCTTAACTCTTTGGGAGGGTAAGTTTGAAGACAAAGAATATACTTGGTTGCGTTGGTGCGATCGTCTTGGCAATATTCTTTTAACGGGGGATGAAAAAGCTGAACATGAAAGACAACGAGCTGAACAGGAAAGACAACGAGCCGAAAAACTAGCAGATTTTTTAAGATCTCAAGGAATTAATCCCAATGAAATTTAA
- a CDS encoding slr1659 superfamily regulator produces MENQTVKGDDYLIELYPQNMTVKFAGELSLGGPQEYAPIKDLLELTTENDPENITIDLKELSFLNSSGISMLSKFVIGLRKNKRVQLIILGSEQIPWQKKSLKNLQKFLPGLKLEIN; encoded by the coding sequence ATGGAAAATCAAACGGTAAAAGGAGATGATTATTTAATAGAATTATATCCTCAAAATATGACGGTAAAATTTGCAGGAGAGTTAAGTTTAGGAGGCCCTCAAGAATATGCTCCTATTAAAGATCTATTAGAATTAACTACAGAAAATGATCCAGAAAATATTACGATCGATTTAAAAGAATTATCTTTTTTAAATAGTTCTGGTATTAGTATGTTATCAAAATTTGTAATTGGTTTACGAAAAAATAAAAGAGTACAATTAATTATTTTAGGTTCAGAACAAATCCCTTGGCAAAAAAAATCTTTGAAAAATTTACAAAAGTTTTTACCCGGGTTAAAACTAGAAATTAACTAA
- a CDS encoding diguanylate cyclase domain-containing protein, with amino-acid sequence MANNRMKILVVEDESIVAQDLQMILEDLGYNVPMFVDSGEKAIEKALEIKPNLILMDIRLIGEMDGITAAQKIIETLDIPIIYLTAHGDEKTLERAKTTQPFGYIIKPFTEQELRIAAEIALHKHQIDRKLKENAQWLATILNSISDGVIVTNNNGNVTFLNPSAEKMTGWVLSDAVNQSINSVFNVIDENTKNSLDSVLMNVIKSGKLCKLPEQTSLINKHGIQIPISDSISPIGNTTHINTVKDFMGESSGTVFVFRDDTERRLINQQLRHQAFYDGLTNLANRVWFTERLSDAIQRFQRNREYLFAVLFLDLDSFKIVNDTLGHWTGDQLLIGVANRLLKLVRPMDTVARFGGDEFAILLENISNIEEVCHIAQRIQRDISTFFMIRENRVFTNISIGIVLSSMIYDSVEKVMEDADIAMYQAKSKGKGCYEIFTRSETIRG; translated from the coding sequence ATGGCAAACAATCGAATGAAAATATTGGTAGTTGAAGATGAAAGTATTGTTGCCCAAGACTTGCAAATGATTTTAGAAGATTTGGGCTATAATGTGCCTATGTTTGTCGATTCCGGAGAAAAAGCGATCGAAAAAGCCCTAGAAATTAAACCCAACTTGATCTTAATGGATATAAGATTAATTGGAGAAATGGATGGTATTACAGCGGCACAAAAAATTATTGAAACTTTAGATATTCCCATTATTTATTTAACTGCTCACGGAGATGAAAAAACTTTAGAAAGAGCAAAAACAACTCAACCTTTTGGTTATATTATTAAACCTTTTACAGAACAAGAATTACGCATCGCCGCAGAAATAGCCCTTCATAAGCATCAAATCGATCGAAAATTAAAAGAAAATGCCCAGTGGTTAGCAACAATACTAAATAGTATCAGTGATGGAGTAATTGTGACAAATAATAATGGTAATGTAACCTTTCTTAATCCTTCCGCAGAGAAAATGACAGGTTGGGTTTTATCTGACGCAGTAAATCAGTCCATAAACTCGGTTTTTAACGTTATTGATGAGAATACAAAAAATAGTCTTGATTCGGTTTTGATGAATGTGATTAAATCAGGAAAATTGTGTAAACTCCCCGAACAAACATCTCTAATTAATAAACATGGCATACAAATTCCCATTTCTGACAGTATTTCACCTATTGGCAATACTACACATATTAACACTGTCAAAGATTTTATGGGAGAATCTTCAGGTACTGTTTTCGTCTTTCGAGATGACACGGAAAGAAGATTAATCAATCAACAATTAAGACATCAAGCCTTTTATGATGGTTTAACAAATTTAGCAAATCGAGTTTGGTTTACTGAAAGACTTAGTGATGCTATTCAAAGATTTCAACGCAATCGAGAATATCTATTTGCAGTTTTATTTTTAGATTTAGATAGCTTTAAGATTGTTAATGATACTTTAGGACATTGGACTGGAGATCAATTACTGATTGGCGTGGCAAATCGTTTGTTAAAATTAGTACGCCCGATGGATACTGTTGCTCGTTTTGGTGGAGATGAGTTTGCTATTTTATTGGAGAATATTTCTAATATTGAAGAGGTTTGTCATATTGCACAAAGAATTCAGAGAGATATAAGTACTTTTTTTATGATTAGGGAAAATAGAGTATTTACAAATATAAGTATAGGTATTGTTTTAAGTTCCATGATTTACGACTCTGTGGAAAAGGTGATGGAAGATGCTGATATTGCCATGTATCAAGCTAAATCGAAAGGAAAAGGATGTTATGAAATATTTACTAGAAGCGAAACAATTAGGGGTTAG
- the crtE gene encoding geranylgeranyl diphosphate synthase CrtE — MIQTELKNTLKSDFDLKAYLQEKKELVEKALDESLPIGKPEKIYEAMRYSLLAGGKRLRPILCLATADLLTENEIMAMPTACALEMIHTMSLIHDDLPAMDNDDYRRGRLTNHKVYGEDIAILAGDGLLAYAFEYVAENTKNIPSERIVKVLAILGKAVGADGLVGGQVMDLDCEGKLNVTAETLTFIHRRKTGALLEACVSSGAVLAGASSDDLSRLSIYAQNIGLAFQIIDDILDVTATSEELGKTAGKDVCAQKATYPKLWGIETSQNKAEELVKDAIAQLTVYGKKALPLQAIAEYIVQRKN; from the coding sequence ATGATACAAACCGAATTGAAAAACACTTTAAAATCTGACTTTGATTTAAAAGCCTATTTACAGGAAAAAAAAGAGTTAGTAGAAAAGGCTTTGGATGAATCTTTGCCCATCGGGAAACCCGAAAAAATCTACGAAGCAATGCGTTATTCTCTCTTAGCAGGGGGAAAAAGATTACGCCCAATTCTTTGCTTGGCAACAGCAGATTTATTGACAGAAAATGAAATTATGGCGATGCCTACTGCTTGTGCTTTGGAAATGATTCATACCATGTCATTAATTCATGATGATTTACCAGCAATGGATAATGACGACTATCGCCGAGGTAGATTAACAAATCACAAGGTTTATGGAGAAGATATAGCGATTTTAGCCGGTGATGGTTTATTAGCTTATGCTTTTGAATATGTGGCAGAAAATACAAAAAATATCCCCTCAGAAAGAATTGTTAAGGTGTTAGCTATTTTAGGTAAAGCCGTTGGTGCAGACGGTTTAGTGGGTGGACAAGTTATGGATTTGGATTGCGAAGGGAAGTTAAATGTTACGGCGGAGACTTTGACTTTCATTCATCGTCGCAAAACTGGAGCTTTACTAGAGGCTTGTGTTTCTTCTGGAGCGGTGTTAGCGGGTGCATCGTCGGATGATTTGAGTCGTTTGTCAATATATGCTCAAAATATTGGTTTGGCATTCCAAATTATTGATGATATTCTCGATGTAACAGCTACCAGTGAGGAATTAGGCAAAACTGCGGGGAAAGATGTTTGCGCCCAAAAAGCGACTTATCCTAAACTTTGGGGTATAGAAACTTCTCAGAATAAAGCAGAAGAATTAGTAAAAGATGCGATCGCACAATTAACGGTATATGGAAAAAAAGCCTTACCATTACAAGCTATTGCAGAATATATTGTTCAGCGTAAAAATTAG
- a CDS encoding PAS domain S-box protein: MRNSDFNAKKFQITLTKYSLFLAILTGSIALSVIVGWIFHVESLIRISPSLATMKFNTALCFILLSTSSLLSYKSFAFRGSQNKVLRWLINFFMVIVLTIAIMTLIEYIFKLNFGIDQLFVKDFFENTGGVNAVNAPLGRMGFNTAFCFLILAFVKLSLNLPRPLYFSAHILSCVVFLIALLAFLGLIYNTAYFNRVESYTDMALHTSLNFMIFTISTLFLYPHRGIMRIITNNTFGGTIARNVLPMIIILSPLLCGLILIGYEQDLYTVAMGFNLLSILYIITFGSILWRNSYFLDRIDFKRKQAENLLYRKQQQLIKQNQSLAQLNQELQQEIKKRQKVENILRESEAQYLAIIEDQTELICRFLPDGTLLFVNQAYCNYYGIKREKVIGSKYLPVIYPEDLPKIDRMLDSLSLENPVATIEHRAIVQGEIRWMQWVNRAIFDEEGNFIEFQSVGRDIHDRKQAEMQLQHLNEQLQSLLDNAPLSISLFDENGCYLEANNTLCNILNLSSKNIIGKTFEDLFPESLCQTFRERLEILKNTLEALDIEDEIIIDNQTKIFRSVLFPVMEEDNTVKIFWAIAYDITKQKQIEASLKTKTEELNRFFSVAIDLLAIANTDADFLRLNRQWEKTLGYSIEKLEGSKFFDYIHPEDLEKTDNALSILKNQHIVNNFVNRYRCYDGSYRWIEWSCVPVDNLIYAAARDITDRLKSENILRQYERIVSATNDAIALVKRDYTYQVVNQNYLDLHGKSYSEVVNHHIAEILDPEVYINVVPKVESCLSGETIQFEMWNERDKSNPQYLSVTYSPSFESDQTISGIVVSIRNITQLKQIEQQIEKSLREKEVLLKEIHHRVKNNLQVINSLLNLQSRSIQDSSIRLRFKESQTRIQSMALIHEHLYQSNNLSEINLSKYIKELINVLFSSYQVSNSTIEVKIKIEQNFFLDIDSALPCGLIINELISNVLKYAFDDNQKGKLFIGLSSDDQENLILTIADNGKGLPPELDWEKTTTLGLRLVKNLTNQLRGNIVLDNEQGTKWTITLNCL; encoded by the coding sequence ATGAGAAATTCTGATTTTAATGCGAAGAAGTTTCAAATAACTTTGACAAAATATAGTCTTTTTTTAGCCATCCTAACAGGTTCGATCGCTTTATCGGTCATTGTGGGATGGATTTTTCATGTTGAATCACTCATCAGAATTTCACCGAGTTTAGCCACCATGAAGTTTAATACAGCTTTATGCTTTATCTTGTTGAGTACTTCTAGTTTATTATCTTACAAATCTTTTGCTTTTCGAGGCTCTCAAAATAAAGTTTTACGATGGTTAATTAATTTCTTTATGGTTATTGTGTTAACTATTGCCATAATGACTTTAATTGAGTATATCTTCAAATTAAATTTTGGCATTGATCAATTATTTGTTAAAGATTTTTTTGAAAATACAGGAGGTGTAAATGCGGTAAATGCACCTTTAGGAAGAATGGGATTTAATACCGCTTTTTGTTTTTTGATATTAGCATTCGTTAAATTATCTCTCAATTTGCCTCGTCCATTATATTTTAGTGCGCACATTCTTTCTTGTGTAGTTTTTTTAATCGCCTTACTTGCTTTTTTAGGATTAATTTACAACACCGCTTATTTTAATCGTGTTGAGTCTTATACTGACATGGCATTACATACGTCATTAAATTTTATGATCTTCACTATCAGTACTTTGTTTCTTTATCCCCATCGAGGAATAATGAGAATAATTACTAATAATACATTTGGTGGGACGATCGCTAGAAATGTTTTACCGATGATTATTATATTATCTCCTCTTCTATGCGGATTAATTCTCATTGGCTATGAACAAGATCTTTATACCGTAGCTATGGGATTTAATCTTTTATCTATACTATATATCATAACCTTTGGAAGTATACTTTGGAGAAATTCCTATTTTTTAGATCGTATTGACTTTAAACGAAAACAAGCGGAAAATTTATTGTATAGAAAACAGCAACAATTAATCAAGCAAAATCAATCTTTAGCACAATTAAATCAAGAACTTCAACAAGAAATTAAGAAACGTCAAAAAGTAGAAAATATCCTGAGAGAAAGTGAGGCTCAATATTTAGCTATTATTGAAGATCAAACGGAGTTAATCTGTCGTTTTCTACCTGATGGTACTCTGTTATTTGTCAATCAAGCCTACTGTAATTATTATGGAATAAAGCGAGAAAAGGTGATTGGATCTAAATATCTTCCCGTCATTTATCCTGAAGATTTACCAAAAATAGATCGAATGCTTGATTCTCTTTCTTTAGAAAATCCTGTGGCAACCATTGAACATCGTGCTATTGTTCAAGGAGAAATTCGTTGGATGCAATGGGTAAATCGGGCAATTTTTGATGAAGAAGGAAATTTTATTGAGTTTCAATCTGTGGGGAGAGATATTCACGATCGAAAACAAGCAGAGATGCAATTGCAACATCTTAATGAACAATTACAATCTCTTTTGGACAATGCACCATTATCTATCAGCTTATTTGATGAAAATGGTTGTTATTTAGAAGCTAACAACACTTTATGTAATATCCTAAATTTATCATCAAAAAATATTATTGGCAAAACCTTTGAAGATTTATTTCCAGAATCCTTATGTCAGACTTTTAGAGAACGACTAGAAATTTTAAAAAATACTCTTGAGGCATTAGACATAGAAGATGAAATTATCATTGATAATCAAACTAAAATATTTCGTAGTGTTCTTTTTCCCGTAATGGAAGAAGATAATACCGTTAAAATATTCTGGGCGATCGCTTATGATATTACGAAGCAAAAACAAATAGAAGCATCTTTAAAGACGAAAACTGAAGAATTAAATCGCTTCTTTTCCGTTGCCATTGATTTATTGGCGATCGCTAATACCGATGCTGATTTTTTGCGCTTAAATCGTCAATGGGAAAAAACTCTCGGTTATAGTATCGAAAAACTAGAAGGATCTAAATTTTTCGATTATATCCATCCAGAAGACTTGGAAAAAACCGATAATGCCTTATCAATCCTGAAAAATCAACATATTGTTAACAATTTTGTTAATCGTTATCGTTGTTATGATGGTTCTTATCGTTGGATTGAGTGGAGTTGTGTTCCAGTGGATAATTTGATTTATGCGGCGGCAAGGGATATTACCGATCGTCTCAAATCAGAAAATATTTTAAGACAATATGAACGTATTGTTTCTGCCACCAATGATGCCATCGCTTTAGTTAAGCGTGATTATACCTATCAAGTAGTTAATCAAAACTATTTAGACTTACATGGAAAATCCTACTCTGAAGTTGTTAATCATCACATTGCCGAAATTTTAGATCCCGAAGTATATATTAATGTCGTTCCCAAAGTAGAGTCCTGTTTGTCTGGTGAAACAATTCAGTTTGAGATGTGGAATGAACGGGATAAAAGTAATCCACAATACCTCAGTGTGACTTATTCTCCTTCTTTTGAATCAGATCAAACTATCTCAGGAATAGTAGTAAGTATTCGGAATATTACACAATTAAAACAAATTGAACAACAAATAGAAAAATCATTACGAGAAAAAGAAGTTTTGCTCAAAGAAATACATCATCGGGTTAAGAATAATTTACAAGTCATCAATAGCTTATTAAATTTGCAATCTCGATCGATACAAGATTCTAGCATTCGCCTTAGATTTAAAGAAAGTCAAACTCGTATTCAGTCAATGGCTTTAATCCACGAACACCTTTACCAATCCAATAATCTTTCTGAAATAAACTTATCTAAATATATTAAAGAATTGATTAATGTTTTATTTAGTTCTTATCAAGTAAGTAATTCAACCATAGAGGTTAAAATCAAAATAGAACAAAATTTCTTTTTAGATATTGATTCTGCTCTACCCTGTGGTTTAATCATCAATGAATTAATTTCTAATGTGCTTAAATATGCTTTTGATGATAACCAAAAAGGAAAACTATTTATTGGACTTAGTTCCGATGATCAAGAAAATTTAATACTTACGATCGCTGATAATGGAAAAGGTTTACCTCCTGAATTAGACTGGGAAAAAACCACTACTTTAGGATTAAGATTAGTCAAAAATCTCACTAATCAACTGAGAGGAAATATTGTATTGGATAATGAACAAGGAACAAAATGGACAATAACTTTAAATTGTTTATAA
- a CDS encoding divergent PAP2 family protein, with product MQVFIEIFTNRLIAIPLLACILAQIIKVSVDTITNRKFSFRYLVSTGGMPSSHSALVGALATGVGQILGWSSPEFAIASIFAGIVMYDAAGVRQAAGKQAKILNQIMEEFINNEDLNEKKLKELLGHTPVQVVVGLLLGILSSIFLLPLF from the coding sequence ATGCAGGTTTTTATTGAAATATTCACCAATCGTTTAATTGCTATTCCTCTTCTTGCCTGTATTTTGGCACAAATAATCAAAGTTTCTGTGGACACTATTACTAATCGTAAATTTAGTTTTCGCTACCTTGTTAGTACAGGTGGAATGCCTAGTTCTCATTCTGCTCTCGTAGGAGCATTGGCGACAGGTGTCGGTCAAATTTTGGGATGGTCTTCTCCTGAATTTGCGATCGCTTCCATATTTGCTGGTATAGTGATGTATGATGCGGCAGGAGTTCGACAAGCGGCCGGAAAACAAGCTAAAATCTTAAATCAAATAATGGAAGAATTTATTAATAATGAAGATTTAAACGAGAAAAAATTAAAGGAATTATTAGGTCATACACCTGTTCAAGTAGTAGTCGGTTTACTATTAGGAATTTTAAGTTCAATATTTTTACTTCCTTTATTTTAA
- a CDS encoding Photosystem I reaction center subunit III produces the protein MGKIFSLVLAFALSVSLWANFAPTASADLSHLTPCSESAAFQAKAKSFRNTTSDPQSGQKRAESYAEALCGPEGYPHLVVDGRLSHAGDFIIPGVLFLYIAGWIGWVGRSYLIAIREEKDTEMREIIIDVPLAISKMLFGFLWPLQALQEFTSGQLTVKDSEISVSPR, from the coding sequence ATGGGAAAAATATTTAGTTTAGTATTAGCTTTCGCTCTTTCCGTGTCTTTATGGGCAAATTTTGCTCCTACTGCTAGTGCAGATTTATCTCACTTAACTCCTTGTAGTGAGTCTGCGGCTTTTCAAGCTAAAGCCAAAAGTTTCCGTAACACCACTTCCGATCCTCAATCTGGTCAAAAACGTGCTGAAAGCTATGCTGAAGCTCTTTGTGGCCCTGAAGGGTATCCTCACTTAGTAGTAGATGGCAGATTAAGCCATGCTGGAGACTTTATTATCCCCGGCGTATTATTCCTTTATATCGCTGGTTGGATTGGCTGGGTAGGTCGTTCTTATCTTATCGCTATCAGAGAAGAAAAAGACACCGAAATGCGTGAAATCATCATCGATGTACCTCTCGCTATTAGCAAAATGTTATTTGGATTCTTATGGCCTTTACAAGCTTTACAAGAGTTTACTTCTGGTCAATTAACAGTTAAAGACTCGGAAATTTCCGTTTCTCCTCGTTAA
- the tsaD gene encoding tRNA (adenosine(37)-N6)-threonylcarbamoyltransferase complex transferase subunit TsaD, with the protein MSVILAVESSCDETSVSIVKNRNILSNVIASQIKLHEQYGGVVPELASRQHLEMVNPCIDKALEDSGLSWNQIDAIAATVTPGLVGSLIVGVTAAKTLAMVHNKPFLGVHHLEGHIYASYLNDPDLEPPFLCLLVSGGHTSLIHVKDSGIYKNIGSTRDDAVGEAFDKVARLLNLPYPGGPVIDKLAKEGNPEAFKLPEGRVSLPNNQGFHPYDSSFSGLKTAMLRLITKLKEEEGDNLPIADLCASFQFTIAKALTKRTIRACLDLNLRKIAVGGGVAANSGLRQHLQQEANKYNLQVFFPPLTLCTDNAAMIACAACDHFNHGFRSSLSLGVASRMNIEEAKKMYYSS; encoded by the coding sequence ATGAGTGTAATTTTAGCAGTAGAAAGCAGTTGTGATGAAACTAGCGTCTCAATCGTAAAAAATCGTAATATTTTATCTAATGTCATCGCTTCACAGATTAAGTTACATGAACAATATGGGGGGGTTGTACCTGAGTTAGCTTCCCGTCAACATTTAGAAATGGTTAATCCTTGTATTGATAAGGCTTTAGAAGATTCTGGTTTATCTTGGAATCAAATCGATGCGATCGCCGCCACTGTAACACCCGGTTTAGTCGGATCATTAATAGTGGGAGTAACAGCGGCTAAAACATTAGCTATGGTACATAATAAACCATTTTTAGGAGTCCATCACTTAGAGGGTCATATTTATGCTAGTTATCTTAATGATCCTGATTTAGAGCCACCTTTTTTGTGTTTATTAGTATCAGGAGGACACACTAGCTTAATTCATGTTAAAGATAGTGGTATTTATAAGAATATTGGTTCAACTAGAGATGATGCAGTAGGAGAGGCTTTTGATAAGGTAGCACGGTTATTAAATTTACCTTATCCGGGGGGACCTGTCATTGATAAATTAGCAAAAGAAGGTAATCCAGAGGCTTTTAAACTTCCTGAAGGGAGAGTTTCTTTACCAAATAATCAAGGTTTTCATCCTTATGATTCTAGTTTTAGTGGGTTAAAAACAGCGATGTTAAGATTAATTACTAAATTAAAAGAGGAAGAAGGTGATAATTTGCCCATTGCGGATTTATGTGCTAGTTTTCAATTTACTATAGCAAAAGCCTTGACAAAAAGAACAATTCGTGCTTGTTTAGACTTAAATTTGAGAAAAATTGCTGTTGGTGGTGGTGTGGCCGCTAATAGTGGTTTAAGGCAACATTTACAACAAGAAGCTAATAAATACAATTTACAGGTGTTTTTTCCCCCTCTGACACTTTGTACGGATAATGCGGCCATGATTGCTTGTGCCGCTTGTGATCATTTTAATCATGGATTTCGATCGAGCTTGTCATTGGGAGTTGCATCGAGAATGAATATTGAGGAAGCAAAAAAAATGTATTACTCATCTTGA
- a CDS encoding DUF6272 family protein — translation MQIFGEFIEQFPPEKDSLELTFTPSSIPLKKRWRNNRLSAYFIADYFTTFLPLDDGDMAQQKRIKDSQSAVSYVANELLENAMKYNDENSNSQIQFGVHFLENNHLIAVIFATNSIKSNDMKKLQDFIARLSSEDTESLYIEQLEKSASNEPEDECSGLGFLTIINDYSGKIGWKFETIESTNSYDFNLVTTMVQIQV, via the coding sequence ATGCAAATTTTTGGTGAATTTATTGAACAATTTCCCCCGGAAAAAGATTCTTTAGAATTGACTTTTACTCCTTCCTCTATTCCCCTTAAAAAACGTTGGCGAAATAATCGTTTATCTGCTTATTTTATAGCTGATTATTTTACTACTTTTTTGCCTTTAGATGATGGAGATATGGCACAACAAAAACGCATTAAAGATAGTCAATCTGCCGTTTCTTATGTGGCTAATGAGTTGCTAGAAAATGCGATGAAATATAATGATGAAAATAGTAATTCTCAAATTCAATTTGGAGTTCATTTTTTAGAAAATAATCATTTAATAGCAGTAATTTTTGCTACCAATAGTATTAAGTCTAATGATATGAAGAAACTACAAGATTTTATCGCTAGATTATCTTCTGAAGATACGGAATCTCTTTATATTGAACAATTAGAAAAAAGTGCCTCTAATGAGCCTGAAGATGAATGTTCTGGTTTAGGTTTTTTGACTATAATTAATGATTATTCTGGTAAAATAGGATGGAAGTTTGAAACGATCGAATCTACTAATTCCTATGATTTTAATCTAGTCACTACTATGGTGCAAATACAAGTTTAA
- a CDS encoding TIGR04283 family arsenosugar biosynthesis glycosyltransferase, translating to MCIKISIIIPVINEEKNLIKILPNLENNSEIEFIFVDGGSQDNTVKLIKNEGFKVILSPILRRSYQMNLGAKNAQGEILLFLHGDTILPSKYQETIIKTVQQKNFILGAFQLNIDSNKPIFRFLEMIVNARSKYLSLPYGDQGIFLKKELFDKIRGYKDIPIMEDFELIKRLKNKGKIYITDSAVTTSSRRWNKLGIIKTTLINQLIIIGYYLQIKPEKLAIFYRQIK from the coding sequence ATGTGCATAAAAATTAGTATTATTATTCCTGTTATTAATGAAGAAAAAAACTTAATTAAAATATTACCTAATCTCGAAAACAACTCGGAAATAGAATTTATTTTTGTAGATGGTGGTAGTCAAGATAACACGGTTAAATTAATTAAAAATGAAGGCTTTAAGGTTATTTTATCTCCCATTTTACGTCGTAGCTATCAAATGAATTTAGGGGCAAAAAATGCTCAAGGAGAAATATTATTATTTCTACACGGGGATACTATTTTACCATCAAAATATCAAGAAACCATTATTAAGACTGTTCAACAAAAAAATTTTATTTTAGGAGCATTTCAATTAAATATTGATAGTAATAAACCTATTTTTCGGTTTTTAGAAATGATTGTAAATGCTCGATCGAAATATTTATCATTACCCTATGGAGATCAAGGAATTTTCTTAAAAAAAGAACTATTTGATAAGATTAGAGGATATAAAGATATACCGATAATGGAAGATTTTGAGTTAATTAAAAGACTTAAAAATAAAGGAAAAATTTATATAACAGATTCAGCTGTAACTACTTCATCAAGGAGATGGAATAAACTAGGAATCATCAAAACAACTCTTATTAATCAATTAATTATTATTGGTTATTATTTACAAATTAAACCAGAAAAATTAGCTATTTTCTATCGTCAAATTAAATAA
- the psaJ gene encoding photosystem I reaction center subunit IX — MKDLTTFLSTAPVLITALLVFTAGLLIEFNRFYPDLLFHPMG; from the coding sequence ATGAAAGATTTAACAACTTTTTTATCCACCGCCCCTGTTTTAATAACTGCTTTATTAGTTTTCACTGCAGGTTTATTAATCGAATTTAACCGTTTTTATCCTGATCTTTTATTCCACCCGATGGGCTAA